From one Streptococcus pneumoniae genomic stretch:
- a CDS encoding pullulanase, with translation MKQETLDKKRQHFGLRTLKCGTASVLLSASFCILSGQIVQAEEPSLDAVNVEATDSKEAKTELEESKKEQETPGEKFAQATEVKATSEETATNQAEETPDVTSQSSDSQASAVSSDDEIKEGSIRVHFKKLPSDNPASLGLWTWDDVEKPSGQNGAWPTGATSFSEAKTDHYGHYLDVALAAEKREKVSLLINNTADDNLTGDKTVDLISPKMNEVWFDENYKSYTYEPLAEGVVRINYLRSDKNYDRKSLWLWGDVENPTTNWPDGVDFEKQGKYGAYVDVKLTDLPKSIGFLLLDESKSGDDVKVQPNDYNFTDLKKNRQIFLRDADPAIYTNPYFVNDVRMTGAQHISLTEIEATFTTLENVTKEDILKHLHIKDKENQAVDVKDLIFDERAKKVSIQGEFGQEASPYTVMYGSEQFKTGMNWQLKDSLYQYDGELGARVTENGQKVALTLWSPSADQVSVVIYDKDDQSKVVGRVALTKGEKGTWNGNLSANSDLGITDYRGYYYHYEIKRGDKSVLTLDPYAKSLAAWNSDMAELDPSYKIAKAAFVDPAEVGPKDLTYAKIPGFKDRKDAVIYEAHVRDFTSDKAIEKDLKSQFGTFSAFIEKLDYLKDLGVTHIQLLPVLSYYYVNELKNAERLDDYASSNSNYNWGYDPQNYFSLTGMYASDPINPSARIAEFKELVHEIHKRGMGVIMDVVYNHTAKTAIFEDLEPNYYHFMDADGTPRTSYGGGRLGTTHYMSRRVLVDSIKYLTDQYKVDGFRFDLMGDHDAETIQTVYDEARKLNPNLIMLGEGWVTYSGDENKPVQPADQSWMKLTNSAAVFSDDIRNTLKSGYPNEGTPAFITNGKRDIEKVFQNIKAQPTNFEADDPGDVIQYIAAHDNLTLFDVIAQSIKKDPAKPENAKEIHRRLRLGNLMVLTSQGTPFIHSGQEYGRTKQFRHPEYRSPVSEDKVPNKSHLLTNEDGSSFDYPYFIHDSYDSSDAVNHFDWGKATDSAAYPEHALSRAYMKGLIALRKSTDAFKLASKEEVDKRVTLLTRAGKDGVEKEDLVLGYQTIASNGDVYLVFVNADNKERSFTLTQSLKAATVLADGKQAGVDAIARPDGVTLAENSLTLAPLTATILRIAKEDIQTPPSGDMDVKGSVIIEYRDVHDRILKDNALVHYNAVADTAYDAEQSEHKKKTIVGYDGKTYILAPAGHYPVGEVDSMSHLVSSAPTSSVVVGNTTLIVTYVYQEVLSQSGVSHATGSTSQLEPQSTPHHQAPTASKEREQQAPTATRARTHMSQSAHKENTKTLPKTGNEQETRGLWLGVLSLLSGLAVFRKSKTMSDD, from the coding sequence ATGAAACAAGAAACACTTGACAAGAAGCGTCAGCATTTTGGCTTACGGACATTAAAATGTGGAACGGCTTCTGTACTTTTATCGGCTAGTTTTTGTATCTTGAGTGGGCAGATTGTCCAAGCAGAAGAACCAAGCTTGGATGCTGTCAATGTAGAGGCAACAGACTCCAAAGAGGCAAAGACAGAACTAGAAGAAAGTAAGAAAGAACAAGAAACACCAGGTGAGAAGTTTGCTCAAGCAACGGAGGTAAAAGCAACCTCTGAAGAAACAGCTACCAATCAGGCTGAGGAAACGCCTGATGTGACAAGTCAATCGTCAGACTCTCAAGCGAGCGCTGTATCCTCAGATGATGAAATCAAAGAAGGCTCTATTCGTGTGCATTTCAAGAAACTACCGTCTGATAATCCAGCAAGTCTTGGTTTGTGGACTTGGGATGATGTGGAGAAGCCGTCTGGTCAAAATGGTGCTTGGCCAACAGGGGCAACCAGCTTTTCAGAAGCGAAAACGGACCATTATGGACACTATTTAGATGTGGCTCTAGCAGCTGAAAAACGCGAGAAAGTAAGTCTTTTAATCAACAATACTGCAGATGACAACTTGACAGGGGATAAGACTGTTGATTTGATTAGCCCTAAGATGAATGAGGTCTGGTTTGATGAAAATTATAAATCCTATACCTACGAGCCACTAGCAGAAGGTGTGGTTCGGATCAATTACCTTCGGTCTGATAAGAACTACGATCGGAAGTCCTTGTGGTTGTGGGGAGATGTTGAAAATCCTACGACCAACTGGCCAGACGGTGTTGATTTTGAAAAGCAGGGGAAATACGGTGCTTATGTGGATGTGAAATTAACAGATTTGCCTAAGTCAATCGGCTTTTTGCTTTTAGATGAGAGTAAATCAGGCGATGATGTGAAGGTTCAGCCAAATGATTATAATTTTACAGATCTAAAAAAAAATCGCCAGATTTTCTTACGAGATGCAGATCCTGCGATTTATACTAATCCTTACTTTGTCAATGATGTTCGTATGACAGGAGCGCAGCACATTAGTCTGACAGAGATTGAGGCGACTTTTACAACTTTGGAAAATGTGACCAAAGAGGATATATTGAAGCATTTGCACATCAAGGATAAGGAAAATCAAGCGGTAGATGTCAAGGATCTTATCTTTGATGAGAGAGCAAAAAAAGTAAGTATTCAGGGAGAATTTGGGCAAGAAGCCTCTCCTTATACAGTGATGTATGGAAGTGAGCAATTTAAGACAGGTATGAATTGGCAGTTGAAAGATAGCTTGTATCAGTATGACGGTGAGCTGGGAGCTAGGGTGACTGAAAATGGTCAAAAAGTAGCGCTCACCTTGTGGTCACCAAGTGCAGATCAGGTGTCCGTCGTAATCTATGACAAAGATGACCAGAGTAAGGTCGTAGGTAGAGTAGCTCTTACAAAAGGTGAAAAAGGCACTTGGAATGGGAATTTAAGTGCAAATAGTGACCTAGGTATTACAGACTATCGTGGTTATTATTATCATTATGAGATTAAGCGAGGTGACAAGTCTGTCTTGACCTTAGATCCCTATGCCAAGTCTTTAGCGGCTTGGAACAGCGATATGGCAGAGTTGGATCCGTCTTATAAGATTGCCAAAGCTGCCTTTGTAGATCCAGCAGAAGTTGGACCAAAAGACTTGACCTATGCTAAGATTCCTGGATTTAAGGACAGAAAAGATGCGGTGATTTACGAAGCCCATGTCCGTGATTTTACATCTGATAAGGCGATTGAAAAGGATTTGAAATCTCAGTTCGGTACGTTTTCAGCCTTTATTGAAAAATTGGACTACTTGAAAGATTTGGGTGTGACACATATTCAGCTCTTGCCAGTTTTAAGCTATTACTATGTTAATGAACTTAAAAATGCCGAGCGTTTGGATGACTATGCTTCAAGCAATAGCAATTACAACTGGGGCTATGATCCACAGAATTATTTCTCTCTGACAGGTATGTATGCAAGTGATCCGATTAATCCGAGCGCACGCATTGCAGAATTCAAAGAATTGGTTCATGAAATTCACAAGCGTGGCATGGGTGTGATTATGGACGTGGTCTACAATCATACTGCTAAAACAGCCATTTTTGAAGATTTAGAGCCGAATTATTACCACTTTATGGATGCGGATGGCACTCCGCGGACGAGCTACGGAGGTGGTCGTTTGGGAACGACCCATTATATGAGCCGTCGAGTTTTGGTGGATTCTATCAAGTATTTGACGGATCAATACAAGGTGGACGGTTTCCGCTTTGATTTAATGGGAGACCATGATGCTGAGACCATTCAAACAGTCTATGATGAAGCAAGAAAGCTAAATCCAAACCTCATTATGCTAGGAGAAGGTTGGGTGACCTATTCAGGAGATGAAAATAAACCTGTCCAGCCAGCGGATCAGTCTTGGATGAAGTTGACCAATTCTGCTGCAGTCTTTTCGGATGATATCAGAAATACCTTGAAGTCAGGCTATCCAAATGAGGGAACGCCAGCCTTTATTACCAATGGCAAACGAGATATTGAAAAAGTGTTCCAAAATATCAAGGCGCAGCCAACCAATTTTGAAGCAGATGATCCAGGCGATGTCATCCAATATATCGCAGCGCATGATAATTTGACCCTTTTTGATGTCATCGCCCAGTCCATTAAAAAGGATCCAGCTAAGCCAGAAAATGCGAAGGAAATTCATCGCCGTCTCCGTTTGGGCAATCTGATGGTGTTAACATCACAAGGAACACCGTTTATCCATTCGGGTCAAGAGTATGGCAGAACCAAGCAATTCCGGCATCCAGAATATCGCTCACCTGTATCAGAGGATAAGGTGCCAAACAAGTCGCATCTATTGACCAATGAAGACGGTAGTTCATTTGACTATCCTTACTTTATTCATGATTCCTACGATTCAAGTGATGCGGTCAATCATTTTGATTGGGGCAAGGCGACTGACAGCGCAGCTTATCCTGAGCACGCGTTGAGCCGTGCCTATATGAAAGGATTGATTGCCCTTCGTAAGTCAACAGATGCCTTCAAATTGGCGTCTAAGGAGGAAGTAGATAAGCGGGTGACCTTGCTGACAAGAGCTGGCAAAGACGGCGTTGAAAAAGAAGACCTAGTTCTAGGCTATCAAACGATTGCAAGTAATGGCGATGTGTATCTAGTATTTGTCAACGCAGATAATAAGGAACGTAGCTTTACACTGACTCAGTCCTTGAAAGCAGCTACTGTGTTAGCAGACGGAAAGCAAGCAGGAGTTGATGCGATTGCAAGACCAGACGGTGTGACACTCGCTGAAAATAGCTTGACACTTGCTCCTCTGACGGCGACTATTTTACGGATTGCCAAAGAGGATATTCAAACACCACCAAGTGGAGATATGGATGTCAAAGGTTCAGTGATTATTGAATACCGTGATGTCCATGACCGCATTCTGAAGGACAATGCTCTTGTTCATTACAATGCAGTAGCAGATACTGCTTATGATGCAGAGCAGTCTGAACACAAAAAGAAGACCATCGTTGGCTATGATGGAAAGACCTATATTTTAGCGCCAGCAGGTCATTATCCGGTTGGCGAGGTAGATAGTATGAGCCATTTAGTGTCATCAGCACCGACAAGCAGTGTTGTTGTGGGCAATACCACCTTGATCGTGACCTATGTCTATCAAGAAGTGTTGTCTCAGTCAGGTGTCTCTCATGCGACAGGCTCAACAAGTCAGTTAGAGCCACAATCAACCCCACATCATCAAGCGCCAACAGCCTCAAAAGAAAGAGAGCAGCAAGCCCCTACTGCGACAAGAGCAAGGACACATATGTCCCAATCTGCCCACAAAGAGAATACAAAAACCTTGCCAAAAACAGGAAACGAGCAGGAAACTAGAGGACTTTGGTTAGGTGTATTATCTCTTCTCTCAGGATTAGCTGTGTTTAGAAAATCTAAGACAATGTCTGACGATTAG
- the treP gene encoding PTS system trehalose-specific EIIBC component: MGKFEKDAKTLLDAVGGKENVTAVTHCATRMRFVLGDPKKADVKTIENIPAVKGTFTNAGQFQVIIGNDVPIFYNDFTAVSGIEGVSKEAAKSAAKSNQNPVQRVMTMLAEIFTPIIPALIVGGLILGFRNVLEGVHWSALDGKTITEVSQFWSGVNHFLWLPGEAIFHFLPVGITWSVTRKMGTTQILGIVLGICLVSPQLLNAYAVPGTSAAEIAENWSWNFGFATIARIGYQAQVIPALLAGLSLAYLEKFWRKVTPEVVSMIVVPFLSLVPALILAHTVLGPIGWAIGKGLSAVVFAGLTGPLKWLFGLVFGALYAPFVITGLHHMTNAIDTQLMADTATHTTGLWPMIALSNIAQGSAVFAYFFMKRHNEREAQVSLPATISAYLGVTEPALFGVNVKYVYPFVAGMIGSSLAGLVCVMLNVQANAIGIGGLPAILSINSKYFGAFLLTMAIAIAVPFILTFVFAKTGLFMKKEEVLEEVVAVTETTNGAALVEIASPLAGEVLPLSQATDPVFAQGVMGQGVVIVPSEGELIAPVDGVVSVLFPTKHAVGIVSTDGVEMLMHIGMDTVNLEGKGFNAHVKQGDTVKAGQALISFDMNVIREAGYVTETPVIITNQDQFQVDALGELPYVVTRGEKVMTASRL; this comes from the coding sequence ATGGGGAAATTTGAAAAAGATGCCAAGACTTTGTTGGATGCGGTCGGCGGCAAGGAAAATGTGACAGCTGTCACCCACTGTGCGACGCGGATGCGTTTTGTATTGGGAGATCCCAAAAAAGCAGATGTTAAAACTATCGAAAACATTCCTGCTGTTAAGGGAACATTCACCAACGCAGGTCAATTCCAAGTCATTATTGGAAACGACGTGCCAATCTTCTACAATGACTTTACAGCCGTTTCAGGTATCGAAGGGGTATCAAAAGAAGCTGCTAAATCAGCTGCCAAAAGCAACCAAAATCCTGTCCAACGTGTGATGACCATGTTGGCTGAAATCTTCACACCAATCATTCCAGCCTTGATTGTTGGGGGATTGATCCTAGGTTTCCGTAATGTCCTTGAAGGCGTTCACTGGTCAGCTTTAGACGGCAAAACGATTACAGAAGTATCTCAATTCTGGAGCGGAGTCAACCACTTCTTGTGGCTACCAGGTGAAGCGATTTTCCACTTCTTACCAGTTGGAATTACTTGGTCTGTCACTCGCAAAATGGGAACTACTCAAATCCTTGGTATCGTTCTTGGTATCTGTTTGGTGTCTCCACAGTTGCTCAATGCTTACGCTGTACCAGGAACATCCGCAGCAGAAATTGCTGAAAATTGGTCTTGGAACTTCGGCTTTGCAACCATTGCCCGTATCGGTTACCAAGCGCAGGTTATCCCAGCCCTACTTGCTGGTTTGTCACTTGCCTACCTTGAAAAATTCTGGCGCAAGGTCACTCCAGAAGTGGTCTCTATGATTGTGGTGCCATTCCTCTCGCTTGTTCCAGCTCTTATCCTTGCGCATACCGTTCTTGGTCCTATCGGATGGGCAATCGGTAAAGGTCTATCAGCCGTTGTATTTGCTGGTTTGACTGGCCCACTCAAATGGCTCTTTGGTCTTGTATTTGGTGCCCTTTATGCGCCATTTGTCATCACGGGTCTTCACCACATGACCAACGCCATTGATACACAGCTCATGGCAGATACTGCCACTCACACGACTGGTCTTTGGCCAATGATTGCTTTGTCAAATATCGCACAAGGTTCTGCTGTATTTGCTTACTTCTTCATGAAACGTCACAACGAACGTGAAGCACAAGTTTCACTTCCAGCAACTATCTCTGCCTACCTCGGTGTTACAGAGCCAGCTCTCTTTGGGGTGAATGTGAAATATGTCTATCCATTTGTTGCGGGAATGATTGGATCATCTCTTGCAGGTCTTGTCTGCGTGATGTTGAATGTCCAAGCTAACGCGATTGGTATCGGTGGACTTCCAGCTATTTTGTCAATCAACTCTAAATACTTCGGTGCCTTCTTGTTGACCATGGCAATTGCCATTGCAGTACCATTTATCTTGACATTTGTCTTTGCAAAAACAGGCTTATTCATGAAAAAAGAAGAAGTCCTTGAAGAAGTGGTTGCTGTTACTGAAACAACAAACGGTGCAGCTCTTGTAGAAATCGCAAGCCCACTTGCAGGTGAAGTATTGCCACTTAGTCAAGCGACAGATCCTGTCTTTGCTCAAGGTGTGATGGGACAAGGAGTAGTGATTGTACCAAGCGAAGGGGAATTAATTGCACCAGTGGATGGTGTGGTATCTGTCCTCTTTCCAACCAAGCATGCAGTAGGTATCGTCTCAACAGATGGAGTAGAGATGCTCATGCATATCGGTATGGATACTGTGAACTTGGAAGGAAAAGGATTTAACGCTCATGTTAAGCAAGGTGACACTGTAAAAGCAGGTCAAGCATTGATTAGCTTTGATATGAATGTGATTCGTGAGGCTGGATATGTCACAGAAACACCTGTGATTATCACCAACCAAGATCAATTCCAAGTGGATGCTTTGGGAGAATTACCATATGTAGTAACACGCGGAGAAAAAGTGATGACTGCAAGTCGTCTATAA
- the pflA gene encoding pyruvate formate-lyase-activating protein, with product MEQETIDYGQVTGLVHSTESFGSVDGPGIRFIVFLQGCKMRCQYCHNPDTWAMESNKARERTVDDVLKEALRYRGFWGKHGGITVSGGEALLQIDFLIALFTKAHELGIHCTLDTCALPFRNKPEYLVKFDRLMAVTDLVLLDIKEINEEQHKIVTSQTNKNILDCAKYLSDMGKPVWIRHVLVPGLTDRDEDLKELGEFVKTLKNVDRFEILPYHTMGEFKWRELGIPYPLAGVKPPTKDRVENAKKLMHTENYQEYLKRVHGG from the coding sequence ATGGAACAAGAAACGATAGATTATGGACAAGTGACAGGTTTGGTGCATTCTACGGAGAGCTTTGGTTCGGTAGATGGTCCTGGGATTCGCTTTATTGTCTTTTTACAAGGCTGTAAAATGCGTTGTCAGTATTGCCATAACCCTGATACATGGGCAATGGAGAGCAATAAGGCGCGCGAGCGGACAGTGGATGATGTCTTAAAAGAAGCCCTTCGGTATCGTGGTTTTTGGGGCAAGCACGGAGGGATTACAGTGTCTGGCGGTGAGGCATTGCTTCAGATTGATTTTTTGATTGCCCTCTTTACAAAGGCACATGAGCTAGGGATTCATTGTACGCTGGACACCTGTGCGCTTCCGTTTCGGAATAAGCCGGAGTATCTTGTCAAGTTTGACCGCTTGATGGCAGTGACGGACTTGGTGCTCTTAGATATTAAGGAAATCAATGAAGAACAGCACAAGATTGTGACCAGCCAGACCAATAAAAATATCCTTGATTGTGCCAAATATCTCTCAGATATGGGCAAACCTGTTTGGATTCGTCATGTTTTGGTGCCGGGCTTAACAGATAGAGATGAGGATTTGAAAGAACTAGGTGAATTTGTTAAAACTCTGAAAAATGTCGATCGTTTTGAAATCTTGCCATACCATACTATGGGGGAATTCAAATGGCGGGAATTGGGGATTCCTTACCCATTAGCAGGTGTCAAGCCACCAACCAAGGATCGGGTCGAAAATGCCAAGAAACTCATGCATACAGAAAATTATCAAGAGTACCTCAAGCGCGTGCATGGTGGGTAA
- the treC gene encoding alpha,alpha-phosphotrehalase — MALDKSKVVYQIYPKSFKDTTGNGIGDFRGIIEKIPYLKELGVDMVWLNPFYPSPQRDNGYDISDYTAINPLFGDMADFEEMIATGQEHGIDFMLDMVLNHCSTEHEWFQKALAGDKYYQDFFFIEDQPTDWVSKFGGSAWAPFGDTGKYYLHLFDVTQADLNWRNPHVRAELFKVVNFWKDKGVKGFRFDVINLIGKDEVLEDCPINDGKPAYTDRPITHEYLQMMNKATFGSDESFMTVGEMSSTTIENCVLYSAPDRHELSMAFNFHHLKVDYENGQKWTLKAFDFEELKKLFHTWGDEMSEQNGWSALFWNNHDQPRALNRFVDVKNFRNEGAMMLAASIHLSRGTPYIYMGEEIGMIDPDYDSMADYVDVESLNAYQILLDEGKSPEEALNIIKAKSRDNSRTPMQWDKSSNAGFSTGTPWLKAGKSYETINVENEQAGPIFNFYKELIALRKKESIIAEGSYVPAFEDSTQVYAFERHYKGEKLLVLNNFYADEVSMTLPKDYQSGQVLISNYLDATVGETVLLRPYETITIIVR; from the coding sequence ATGGCATTAGATAAAAGTAAAGTTGTTTATCAAATTTATCCAAAATCGTTTAAAGATACCACTGGAAATGGGATTGGAGATTTTCGAGGGATTATTGAAAAGATTCCCTATTTGAAAGAATTAGGTGTTGATATGGTCTGGCTGAATCCCTTTTATCCAAGTCCACAACGGGATAATGGGTACGATATTTCAGACTATACAGCTATTAACCCCTTGTTTGGTGATATGGCAGATTTTGAGGAAATGATTGCGACAGGACAGGAGCATGGCATTGACTTTATGCTCGATATGGTTTTAAATCACTGCTCAACTGAGCATGAGTGGTTCCAAAAAGCATTAGCAGGTGACAAGTACTACCAAGATTTCTTTTTCATAGAAGATCAGCCAACGGACTGGGTCTCTAAATTTGGTGGCAGTGCTTGGGCCCCCTTTGGTGATACTGGTAAATACTATCTCCACCTTTTTGATGTGACCCAGGCAGATCTCAACTGGCGCAATCCTCATGTACGAGCAGAATTGTTCAAGGTGGTGAATTTCTGGAAAGATAAGGGTGTTAAGGGATTCCGTTTTGATGTGATTAACCTAATCGGAAAGGATGAGGTACTAGAAGATTGTCCAATCAATGATGGCAAGCCAGCTTATACAGACCGTCCGATTACCCATGAATATCTGCAAATGATGAACAAGGCGACCTTTGGCTCAGATGAGAGCTTTATGACCGTCGGTGAAATGAGTTCAACGACGATTGAAAACTGCGTGCTTTATTCAGCCCCAGACCGCCATGAGCTTTCGATGGCATTTAACTTCCATCATCTCAAGGTGGACTATGAAAATGGTCAAAAATGGACCTTAAAAGCTTTTGATTTTGAAGAATTGAAGAAGCTTTTCCACACTTGGGGAGATGAAATGAGTGAGCAAAATGGTTGGAGCGCTCTTTTCTGGAACAATCATGATCAACCGCGTGCCCTAAATCGCTTTGTCGATGTGAAAAACTTCCGCAATGAAGGGGCGATGATGCTTGCAGCTAGCATTCATTTGTCTCGTGGAACACCTTATATTTATATGGGGGAAGAAATCGGCATGATTGACCCAGATTATGATTCGATGGCGGATTATGTAGATGTGGAAAGCTTAAATGCTTATCAGATCTTGCTGGATGAAGGAAAGTCTCCTGAGGAAGCTCTAAACATCATCAAAGCTAAATCACGGGATAACTCACGGACTCCGATGCAGTGGGATAAGAGTAGCAATGCCGGATTCTCTACAGGAACTCCGTGGTTGAAAGCTGGAAAGTCTTATGAGACGATCAATGTCGAAAACGAGCAAGCAGGTCCAATTTTCAACTTCTACAAGGAACTCATTGCTCTTCGGAAAAAAGAATCCATTATCGCAGAGGGAAGTTATGTGCCAGCCTTTGAAGACAGTACACAGGTCTATGCCTTTGAACGTCATTATAAAGGTGAAAAACTCTTAGTTTTGAATAATTTCTATGCGGACGAGGTAAGCATGACCTTGCCAAAAGACTATCAATCAGGACAAGTCTTGATTAGCAATTACCTTGATGCTACTGTCGGAGAAACGGTGCTATTACGTCCTTATGAAACGATTACGATTATTGTTCGCTAA
- a CDS encoding M3 family oligoendopeptidase, translating to MKFTDYTYTRPDYALLKEQLADLTKQLQQATSANEALDIVKSITKINATIDTQINLWSIRHSIDMNDEFYNEETKFWNEHLPLFEELTTSYYQAVLACPFRAELSEFLPETFFMLAENKQKIFSSEAIPLFQKENDLVDQYNNLIAGAQIEFQGQTYNLAQMAPFAQSTDREVRKAASDASTAYFASKEADFDRVYDELVKVRTEIAHTLGFKDYVEYGYVSMNRFDYNRDMVKVYREEILKHVVPIVQKLRERQAKRIQVPSLKHYDLALEFLDGNPTPQGDPDFIVGEAQKMYHELSAETGEFFDFMIEHGLLDLVAKTGKDSGGYCTYIPDYKSPFIFSNFNGTSGDIDVLTHEAGHAFQVYRSRWIASPEVIWPTYETCEIHSMSMEFMTWPWMERFFKDQVDKYKFGHLAGALLFLPYGVLVDHFQHEIYENPNMTPAERKAAWKRLEELYLPDRDFSESDTLSRGIFWYRQGHIFASPFYYIDYTLAQVCALQFWKRTQVDHDETAWEDYLRICDLGGTKSFLQVVAAANLESPFKEGALAATTKAASDWLDSVDDASF from the coding sequence ATGAAATTTACAGACTACACCTATACACGCCCTGATTATGCTCTTCTTAAAGAGCAACTGGCGGACTTGACAAAACAATTACAACAAGCGACTTCTGCAAACGAAGCGCTCGACATCGTAAAAAGCATTACGAAAATCAATGCAACCATTGATACGCAAATCAATCTTTGGAGTATTCGTCATTCTATCGATATGAATGATGAATTTTACAATGAAGAAACCAAATTCTGGAACGAACATCTGCCTCTCTTTGAAGAGTTGACAACAAGCTACTACCAAGCCGTTCTTGCTTGTCCATTCCGTGCCGAATTGAGCGAATTTTTACCAGAAACCTTCTTCATGCTGGCTGAAAACAAGCAAAAAATCTTCTCATCTGAGGCCATTCCGCTTTTCCAAAAAGAAAATGACCTCGTTGACCAGTACAATAACTTAATTGCTGGTGCACAAATCGAATTCCAAGGTCAAACCTACAACCTTGCACAAATGGCACCATTTGCTCAATCAACTGACCGTGAAGTTCGTAAGGCAGCGTCTGACGCTTCAACCGCCTACTTTGCCAGCAAAGAAGCAGATTTTGACCGTGTCTATGATGAATTGGTCAAGGTGCGGACTGAGATTGCCCACACACTTGGCTTTAAGGACTATGTGGAATACGGTTATGTCTCCATGAACCGCTTTGACTACAACCGCGATATGGTCAAGGTCTACCGCGAAGAAATTCTCAAACATGTCGTGCCAATCGTGCAAAAACTACGCGAACGCCAAGCCAAACGCATCCAAGTTCCAAGCCTCAAACACTATGATTTGGCCTTAGAATTCCTAGACGGCAATCCAACGCCACAAGGAGATCCTGACTTTATCGTTGGCGAAGCGCAAAAAATGTACCATGAATTATCCGCAGAAACTGGCGAATTTTTCGACTTCATGATTGAACATGGTCTGCTTGATTTGGTCGCAAAAACAGGTAAAGATAGCGGTGGCTACTGTACCTACATTCCTGACTACAAGAGTCCATTTATCTTCTCCAACTTCAACGGTACAAGCGGTGACATCGATGTCTTGACCCACGAAGCTGGACATGCCTTCCAAGTCTATCGCTCTCGCTGGATTGCCAGCCCTGAAGTCATCTGGCCAACTTATGAGACTTGTGAAATCCACTCCATGTCGATGGAATTTATGACCTGGCCTTGGATGGAGCGCTTCTTCAAAGACCAAGTAGATAAGTACAAATTCGGTCACTTGGCAGGCGCTCTGCTCTTCTTGCCATACGGAGTTCTGGTGGATCATTTCCAACATGAAATTTATGAAAATCCAAACATGACGCCAGCGGAACGCAAGGCAGCTTGGAAACGTTTGGAAGAACTCTACCTTCCTGACCGTGATTTCTCTGAATCAGATACCCTTAGCCGTGGTATCTTCTGGTATCGTCAAGGGCATATCTTTGCTAGCCCATTCTACTACATCGACTACACTCTTGCTCAAGTCTGTGCCCTCCAATTCTGGAAACGTACGCAGGTCGACCACGACGAAACAGCTTGGGAAGACTACCTTCGCATCTGTGACCTCGGTGGGACAAAATCCTTCCTCCAAGTTGTTGCAGCCGCAAATCTTGAATCCCCATTCAAGGAAGGCGCCCTTGCAGCTACCACCAAAGCAGCTAGCGACTGGTTGGACAGCGTAGATGATGCAAGTTTCTAA
- a CDS encoding manganese-dependent inorganic pyrophosphatase → MSKFLVFGHQNPDTDAIASSYGWAYLEREAFGRDAENVALGTPNEETAFALNYFGVEAPRVVESAKAEGVEQVILTDHNEFQQSISDIKEVEVAAVIDHHRVANFETANPLYMRLEPVGSASSIVYRAFKENGLTPPKEVAGMLLSGLISDTLLLKSPTTHASDPQVAAELAEIAGVNLEEYGLAMLKAGTNLASKTADELIDIDAKTFELNGNAVRVAQVNTVDIAEVLERQAEIEAAIEKASSENGYSDFVLMITDIVNSNSEILAIGQNMDKVEAAFNFVLENNHAFLAGAVSRKKQVVPQLTESFNN, encoded by the coding sequence ATGTCTAAATTTTTAGTTTTTGGTCACCAAAATCCGGATACAGATGCCATTGCGTCTTCCTACGGTTGGGCGTATTTGGAGCGTGAAGCTTTCGGTCGTGATGCAGAAAACGTAGCTCTTGGTACACCAAATGAAGAAACAGCCTTTGCTCTTAACTATTTTGGTGTTGAAGCACCGCGCGTGGTAGAATCTGCAAAAGCAGAAGGTGTGGAGCAGGTCATCTTGACAGACCACAATGAATTCCAACAGTCTATTTCTGACATCAAAGAAGTGGAAGTGGCAGCCGTTATCGACCACCACCGCGTGGCAAATTTTGAGACAGCAAATCCTCTTTACATGCGTTTAGAGCCAGTTGGATCAGCATCATCAATCGTCTACCGTGCTTTCAAGGAAAATGGTCTCACACCTCCAAAAGAAGTGGCAGGTATGCTCTTGTCAGGTTTGATTTCAGATACCTTGTTGCTCAAATCCCCAACTACTCACGCAAGCGACCCACAAGTAGCTGCAGAATTGGCAGAAATTGCAGGGGTTAACTTGGAAGAATACGGTCTTGCCATGTTAAAAGCTGGCACCAATCTTGCTAGCAAAACAGCCGATGAATTGATCGATATTGATGCAAAAACCTTTGAGCTAAATGGTAATGCAGTTCGTGTAGCGCAGGTCAACACCGTTGATATTGCAGAAGTGTTGGAACGCCAAGCAGAAATCGAAGCAGCGATTGAAAAAGCAAGCAGCGAAAATGGCTACTCTGATTTTGTCTTGATGATTACAGATATCGTCAACTCAAATTCAGAAATCCTAGCAATCGGACAAAACATGGACAAGGTAGAAGCAGCCTTTAACTTTGTCCTTGAAAACAACCACGCTTTCCTTGCTGGAGCAGTTTCTCGTAAGAAACAAGTGGTGCCTCAATTGACAGAAAGCTTTAATAACTAA